One Pygocentrus nattereri isolate fPygNat1 chromosome 23, fPygNat1.pri, whole genome shotgun sequence genomic window carries:
- the ier5l gene encoding immediate early response gene 5-like protein codes for MISAAECAVDAQSLISISLRKIHNSRTQRGGIKLHKNLLVSYVLRNARQVYMNEKYAEIYRMQQYEEVMTVCNEIQELDPLDVVAAADECEEVGAAEQQCCAGGMASEPPSLCGAQPCSPPSTPEEACKPSEALFYRSCCAEPYPLPPSPSPCDFSPAHCNKTTVLDLDTHVVTTVENGCLHQDCCTPLQPCSSPAKKRKVSDYSCCYYAPELEDISAEPAPCKRAKLEDCCSDCLDTANISNLISIFGSGFSGLVSRQADLEQAFNGQFCSKQALASLGAWTRAIVAF; via the coding sequence ATGATCAGCGCGGCGGAGTGCGCGGTGGACGCGCAGAGTCTCATCTCCATCTCGCTGCGTAAGATCCACAACTCGCGGACGCAGCGCGGCGGCATCAAGCTGCACAAGAACCTGCTGGTGTCCTACGTGCTGAGGAACGCGCGGCAAGTCTATATGAACGAGAAGTACGCCGAAATCTACAGGATGCAGCAGTATGAGGAGGTGATGACCGTGTGCAACGAGATCCAGGAGCTCGACCCGCTCGACGTAGTGGCCGCCGCCGACGAGTGCGAGGAAGTGGGAGCCGCCGAGCAGCAGTGCTGCGCAGGCGGCATGGCGAGTGAGCCGCCGAGCCTGTGCGGAGCGCAGCCGTGCTCTCCCCCCTCCACGCCCGAGGAGGCGTGCAAGCCGTCCGAGGCTCTTTTCTACCGGAGCTGCTGCGCGGAACCTTACCCACTGCCGCCGTCCCCATCGCCGTGCGATTTCTCGCCGGCGCACTGCAACAAGACGACCGTGCTGGACCTGGACACGCACGTAGTCACCACGGTGGAGAACGGCTGCTTGCACCAGGACTGTTGCACGCCGCTGCAGCCGTGCAGCAGCCCGGCTAAAAAGCGCAAAGTGTCGGACTACAGCTGCTGCTACTACGCGCCCGAGCTGGAGGACATTTCGGCGGAGCCCGCGCCGTGCAAGCGAGCCAAGCTCGAGGACTGCTGCTCGGACTGCTTGGACACGGCCAACATCTCCAACCTGATCTCCATATTCGGCTCGGGTTTCTCGGGACTCGTGAGCAGGCAGGCGGACTTGGAGCAGGCGTTTAACGGCCAGTTTTGCAGCAAGCAAGCGCTGGCTAGTTTAGGCGCCTGGACGAGAGCCATCGTAGCTTTTTGA